The segment GGGGCGCTTTACGGTCTCCGAGCCCTATCTCTACGCCAGTGTCCCCGCCCTGGGGATCACCGGGGCGCTGCCGGTCCATAACAGCCGGGGGGAGCGTATCGGTGTGCTGGGGCTGGACATCCTGCTGGAGGACCTCCGGCGGATGATCGGGGCGCTCGCCCCGCACAAGGAGAGCAAGGTGATCCTCCTCAACAGCGAGAACCGCGTGATCGTCAACCAGTTTGACGGCGCCGACGGCGTGGAGACCGACAAGCTGGCCCGGTTTACCCTCTTCGACGCCGCCGGTCTGGAGGGGAACGTCCGGGGGCGGCTCATGGAGCCCCGCGGCCGGGAGGGGCTCTATTTCGTGGCCTCCACAACCCACGGCCTGACGGGCTGGAAGCTGCTGGTGGCCTTCCCCTACAATGCGCTGATGCAGCCGGCCCGGGAGACCGTCCGGTCCATCGTGATGCTGGAGGGGGTGCTCACCGCCATCCTGGGGATCGTCCTGGCAATGCTGGGCAACACCCTGATCACCCGTCCGCTGGGCGGCATCCTCCGGGTGATCCGGCGGATCGAGGAGGGCGACCGGGAGGCCCGGGTGCCCGAGGACCGGGGCGACGAGTTCGGCCTGCTGGCGCGGCAGTTCAACCGACTGGTGGACACGATCCGGGAGTACCACGAGGGGCTGGAGACCAAGGTGAAGCGACGCACCGAGGATCTGCTCCGGCTGCGGGGGGAGAACCTGCGGCTCCGCCTGATCGAGGAGAAGGAGAAGATCTACGGCTACCTCCACGACTCCCTGGGGGCGCGGCTGACCAACATCAATATCTCCAACGCCGTGGCCCAGTCGGCTCTCGGCCGGGACGGGAAGACCCTGCGGGAGATGCTGGGGCGGATCGAGACGAACACCGAAGGGGGGATCGAGGACCTGAAGGAGATCCTCCGCGGGGCCGAGGACGGGGACCGCCGGATCATCGACTTCGAGTGGGTGATCAACGCGAACCTCCGCAAGCGGCTGGAGCTGAAAGAGATCGCCCTGAGCTGCCCGGCCGGCGTGCCCGAGGAGCTCAACGGCCTTCCGCGGGGGGTGCGCTTTGAGCTGGAGAAGATTCTCCAGGAGCTGACCAGCAATGTGCTGAAGCACTCCGAGGCCACGGCGGTGACCCTGCGGGTGCTGTTCCGGGAGGGCTGGGTGACGGTGGTCTTTGCCGACAACGGCCGCGGCGGGGCGACGGAATCCGGCGGGCAGGGCTATGGGCTCACCAGTATCCGGCATCGGGTGGCCTATCTGGGCGGCGCCTTTGACGTGGATTCGCCGCCCGGCGGCGGGACGACGGTGCGGCTGGCGATCCCCGCCGCCGCTGCGTAGCATCGGGCGAGGTGGTGTGACGATGATTTCACTGATCATCTGCGAGGATGTCCGGGAGGTGCGGGAGGGGCTGCGCTATCTCCTGGACATGGAGGAGGACCTGGTGGTCCGGGACGCCGTGCCGTCGGCGGAGGAGCTCTTCGACACGCTGCGGCGCGCCGGGACGCCGGACATCGTGCTGATGGATATCGGTCTGCGGGGCATCTCGGGGATCGAGGCCACGGAGCGGCTCACCAGGGAGTATCCGGCGGTTCGGGTGCTGATCCTCACGATCTTCGAGGAGGAGCAGAAGATCCTCAGCGCGATCCAGGCCGGTGCGGCGGGATACATCCTCAAAAACACCAAGCCGGCGGAGATCGTGGGGCAGATCAAGGCGCTCCACGCCGGCGGCTCGCCGATCAGCCCCAATGTGGCCCGGGTGCTGCTGGAGGAGTTCCAGCGGGAGCACAGCGTCCCCAGGAGCGATGCCGTGGGCCTGACGCCCCGGGAGAAGGAGATCGTGCGGGGGATCGTCGACGGCTACACCTACCGGGAGATCGCCGAACAGCACTGCATCGCCGCCTCGACGGTGAAAAAGCACATCCTCAACATCTACAGGAAGCTCAACG is part of the Synergistales bacterium genome and harbors:
- a CDS encoding HAMP domain-containing protein; the encoded protein is MMRLFHSVGTKFIVSIILSVVLFLGALMLVTYNSQKQAALENARELSAVILSQTLWRIDALFGEVRQLARSFAAYPAVREIRPEAMKPLVLAAVGARSNYLRAIYLGTTGGEMHEWGIGPGFVDHTANLEEGYDPRRRPWYRQAVERGRFTVSEPYLYASVPALGITGALPVHNSRGERIGVLGLDILLEDLRRMIGALAPHKESKVILLNSENRVIVNQFDGADGVETDKLARFTLFDAAGLEGNVRGRLMEPRGREGLYFVASTTHGLTGWKLLVAFPYNALMQPARETVRSIVMLEGVLTAILGIVLAMLGNTLITRPLGGILRVIRRIEEGDREARVPEDRGDEFGLLARQFNRLVDTIREYHEGLETKVKRRTEDLLRLRGENLRLRLIEEKEKIYGYLHDSLGARLTNINISNAVAQSALGRDGKTLREMLGRIETNTEGGIEDLKEILRGAEDGDRRIIDFEWVINANLRKRLELKEIALSCPAGVPEELNGLPRGVRFELEKILQELTSNVLKHSEATAVTLRVLFREGWVTVVFADNGRGGATESGGQGYGLTSIRHRVAYLGGAFDVDSPPGGGTTVRLAIPAAAA
- a CDS encoding response regulator transcription factor, with amino-acid sequence MISLIICEDVREVREGLRYLLDMEEDLVVRDAVPSAEELFDTLRRAGTPDIVLMDIGLRGISGIEATERLTREYPAVRVLILTIFEEEQKILSAIQAGAAGYILKNTKPAEIVGQIKALHAGGSPISPNVARVLLEEFQREHSVPRSDAVGLTPREKEIVRGIVDGYTYREIAEQHCIAASTVKKHILNIYRKLNVNSKVEFIKKVMHWDLHQL